One Amaranthus tricolor cultivar Red isolate AtriRed21 chromosome 1, ASM2621246v1, whole genome shotgun sequence DNA window includes the following coding sequences:
- the LOC130817219 gene encoding uncharacterized protein LOC130817219 — MDHYPVIVYWGGEVSYTGSDVGYNGGLNTVMFIHRQYMTFEVFVSKVYDVIGCDRNSFMLKLEMKYPMTGKNVLVPIKNDESISALAYAASQAPGTAMEVYVELVANLDNAREVMTSMELPKSSPNVRHDTLSNNRNFRVIESEPSKYVIQCTNAEDIGCEWRMRAVMTTTGSFKIVV, encoded by the coding sequence atggatcattatcccgttatagtgtattggggtggggaagtaagttatactggatccgatgttgggtataatggaggattaaatacagtgatgtttatccatcgtcaatatatgacttttgaggtgtttgttagcaaagtctatgatgtaattggttgtgatcgcaactcttttatgttaaaattggagatgaaatatccgatgactgggaaaaatgtgttagtcccgattaagaatgatgaaagcataagtgctcttgcttatgcggcatcacaagcccctggaacggcaatggaggtttatgttgaattggttgcaaatttggataatgcgagggaagtcatgactagcatggaacttccaaAATCAAGTCCTAatgtacgccatgatacattatccaataatagaaacttccgtgtaattgagtcggagccttcaaagtacgttatccaatgcactaatgcggaggatataggttgtgaatggaggatgcgagctgttatgaccacaacgggatcatttaagattgtagtttaa
- the LOC130817183 gene encoding serine/threonine-protein kinase RUNKEL gives MNQYHVYEAIGHGKHSAVYKGRKKKSIEYFAIKSVDKSQKTKVLQEVRILHALNHPNVLKFYSWYETSAHLWLVLEYCVGGDLMSLLRQDEHLPEDSIHHLACDIVKGLQFLHSKGIIYADLKPSNILLDENGHTKLCDFGLARKLSDISKTPSSLLPQAKRGTPFYMAPELFQDGGVHSFASDLWALGCVLYECYTGRPPFVGREFTKLAKSILSDPTPPLPGNPSRPFVNLVNSLLVKDPAERLQWTELCEHAFWKTKFNAVPLPPQPAFDSMIGISHRPYLTERNGDRHPLGKNPPKSCEKETKGHSKQDENSHLGSKGGGTPVKGSASGRKNQIKSGRVMEDKLTNPSSTRAVNLLRLSRIAKSNLQKENEKENYRRALADDLQNDAEIKIENTDMELDFNENDDDETQDEPDASDIVSSTPEGNNSTLDQNQAVIEEESDCQSDTPHEGKESRIDEPSLDHTAMATPPIASPQSKNPRGKVGLVSPMESDSSKASSELSEVFWHSSDLSVRPVMPSRKAMKVPETIPSLAFDALPASDFEKISKDQFDEFSNKIVTIFSGNAIGEKQNTIRYLETISNNAEVANMITNGPVMLVLIKLLRQSKASTFRIQIVSLIGLLIRHSTYIQDDLANSGIVSVLTDSLRDRQEKVRRYAMAALGELLFYISTQSDQPKDNRGTETQHKDNRSTTGWQVPNALISHVVSVLRKGEDDVTQLYALRTIENICSQGAKWVARFTSQDVIGNLCYIFRAVGKQESARLTAGSCLVRLVRFNPPSIHTVIEKLSFKDTVSALVRGSQREQQISLNLLNVAMLGSHMFTNIGRCLMPLVEEKNLVPSLMSLIEQGSDILRGKALIFVALLCKNARRWLPHFFCNAKFLSTVDRLAKEKDDFIHHCQDAFLNIVAGTVPSLLDTITSDIQQIMGGRRHGHVSALTSRATPKTNIHLFPVVLHLLGCSSFKRRVVCHQVLQHLVNLVKHVESQFQGRDDFQITLLRVLESIVEDQSHVLQWPNVFIHEILPSLSVIYKGNKDGDARFLCLKILFDVIVIILDEPSKDVQQSEELKSISKLHLLPLYPMFIEDEDPIPVYAQKLLLMLIEFDHIKISEILQTKTVQQCFEFLLGDLANANVNNVKLCLALASAPELQTKTLSQLRVVRRIGNLLEYVNAKEMDDFMEPTLSLCRAFLLRSVYNRRGSTYSNIPTLLSDVSAEENTLIDQQQCIRDISDFGSNVGVLLELSRYQEPNVSDLASECIVLLLRVAPREGTTCFLTNLPKVTAILECWQQESFHLLVQRMLHALGYSCRQYFSHAMILSMAVSEVSKIKAIVSEINKSCISTLVSAASVVAIELDRLPRCL, from the exons GATGAGCATCTTCCAGAAGACTCCATACATCATCTAGCCTGTGACATTGTGAAAGGATTGCA GTTCTTACATTCAAAAGGCATTATATATGCTGACTTAAAACCATCAAACATTTTATTAGACGAGAATGGACATACAAAG CTCTGTGATTTTGGACTGGCCAGAAAGTTAAGTGATATATCTAAAACCCCATCATCCTTG CTGCCACAAGCAAAGCGAGGTACCCCATTTTACATGGCCCCCGAGCTTTTTCAGGATGGGGGCGTGCACTCTTTTGCATCTGACCTCTGGGCGCTTGGATGTGTTTTATATGAATGCTACACAGGGAGACCTCCTTTTGTAGGAAGAGAATTTACGAAGCTTGCAAAATCTATTTTATCAGATCCAACTCCACCTCTACCAGGTAACCCCAGCCGGCCTTTTGTCAATCTGGTGAATTCTTTATTGGTGAAAGACCCTGCCGAAAGACTGCAGTGGACGGAGCTTTGTGAGCATGCATTTtggaaaacaaaatttaatgCAGTTCCTTTGCCACCTCAGCCTGCATTCGATAGCATGATTGGAATTTCTCATAGACCTTATCTTACTGAACGCAATGGTGATAGGCACCCCCTTGGTAAAAATCCCCCTAAATCTTGTGAGAAAGAAACCAAAGGACACTCTAAACAAGATGAAAACAGTCATTTAGGATCTAAGGGTGGTGGAACACCTGTAAAAGGCTCCGCCAGTGGCCGCAAAAATCAGATTAAGAGTGGAAGAGTTATGGAGGACAAGCTGACAAATCCTTCAAGTACAAGGGCAGTGAATCTTCTCCGTCTTTCAagaatagcaaaatcaaatctaCAAAAGGAAAATGAGAAGGAAAACTATCGTAGAGCTTTGGCTGATGATTTGCAGAATGATGCCGAGATAAAGATAGAAAACACAGACATGGAACTTGACTTCAatgagaatgatgatgatgagactCAAGATGAGCCTGATGCATCTGATATCGTTTCTTCGACTCCCGAAGGAAACAATTCAACTCTTGACCAAAATCAGGCAGTTATTGAAGAGGAGTCTGACTGTCAGTCTGATACACCTCATGAAGGCAAAGAAAGCAGAATTGACGAACCATCATTAGATCACACTGCTATGGCTACACCACCCATTGCCAGTCCTCAATCCAAAAACCCAAGGGGCAAGGTAGGTTTGGTGTCTCCAATGGAATCAGattcttcaaaagcttcaagtGAGCTTTCTGAGGTGTTTTGGCATTCGTCTGATCTCTCAGTCAGACCTGTAATGCCCAGCAGAAAAGCTATGAAAGTACCTGAAACAATTCCTTCACTTGCATTTGATGCGTTGCCAGCTTCCGACTTTGAGAAGATATCTAAAGATCAATTTGATGAGTTCAGCAATAAGATTGTAACCATATTTAGTGGCAATGCTATTGGAGAGAAGCAGAATACAATCCGGTACCTTGAGACAATAAGTAACAATGCTGAGGTAGCAAACATGATAACAAATGGGCCTGTAATGTTGGTTCTCATTAAACTACTTCGACAATCCAAAGCTTCTACTTTCAGGATACAAATTGTTTCACTTATTGGGTTGTTGATCAGACATTCGACATACATTCAAGATGATTTGGCCAATTCTGGAATAGTTAGTGTGCTAACTGATAGCCTTAGGGACAGACAAGAAAAGGTGAGGCGATATGCAATGGCTGCTTTGGGTGAATTGCTGTTCTACATATCTACACAAAGTGACCAACCTAAAGACAACAGAGGTACAGAAACTCAACATAAGGACAATCGCTCTACAACTGGGTGGCAG GTTCCAAATGCATTGATTTCTCATGTGGTCTCAGTTTTGCGCAAGGGAGAGGACGATGTAACCCAACTGTATGCATTAAGGACCATTGAAAATATCTGTAGCCAAGGAGCAAAATGGGTTGCTCGTTTTACCAGCCAAGATGTTATTGGTAATCTTTGCTATATATTCCGAGCTGTAGGGAAGCAAGAAAGTGCTAGGTTAACTGCTGGATCTTGTTTAGTGCGCCTGGTTAGGTTTAACCCTCCAAGCATTCACACAGTAATAGAAAAGCTCTCATTTAAGGATACTGTATCTGCACTTGTTAGGGGCAGCCAACGAGAGCAGCAAATAAGCCTGAATCTCTTGAATGTGGCCATGCTGGGAAGTCATATGTTTACAAATATTGGCCGTTGCCTTATGCCTCTGGTAGAGGAAAAGAATCTGGTTCCAAGTCTCATGTCTCTCATTGAGCAGGGGAGTGATATTTTACGGGGaaaagctcttatatttgtggCCTTACTGTGCAAAAATGCTAGACGATGGTTACCTCATTTTTTTTGCAACGCAAAATTTCTTTCCACAGTGGACCGACTAGCCAAAGAAAAGGATGATTTCATACATCACTGTCAGGATGCATTTTTGAATATTGTTGCTGGAACAGTGCCAAGTTTGCTAGATACAATTACCAGTGACATTCAGCAAATAATGGGGGGTAGACGTCATGGTCATGTATCAGCTTTGACTAGTCGAGCTACTCCAAAGACCAATATTCATTTGTTTCCtgtcgttcttcatcttcttggatGTTCATCCTTTAAGCGCAGGGTGGTCTGTCATCAAGTTCTGCAGCACTTGGTGAACCTGGTCAAACATGTGGAGTCTCAATTCCAG GGGAGGGATGACTTTCAAATAACACTTCTACGAGTTCTCGAGTCTATTGTGGAGGACCAGTCTCATGTTCTTCAATGGCCAAATGTTTTTATTCATGAAATTCTTCCAAGTTTATCTGTTATTTACAAGGGCAATAAGGATGGCGATGCAAGATTTTTGTGCTTAAAGATTTTGTTTGACGTGATAGTCATCATCTTGGACGAACCATCAAAAGATGTGCAACAATCTGAGGAACTGAAGTCCATATCCAAATTGCATTTGCTGCCTCTCTATCCCATGTTCATTGAGGATGAGGATCCCATTCCAGTATATGCTCAAAAGCTGCTTCTGATGCTCATTGAATTTGATCACATCAAGATCTCAGAAATTCTGCAAACTAAAACAGtccaacaatgctttgaattcCTTCTTGGGGATCTAGCAAATGCAAATGTGAACAATGTGAAACTCTGTCTGGCACTTGCATCTGCTCCAGAATTGCAAACAAAAACTCTTTCCCAATTAAGAGTCGTCCGCAGAATTGGTAACCTTCTAGAGTATGTGAATGCAAAAGAAATGGACGATTTTATGGAACCAACTCTTAGCTTATGTAGGGCCTTTCTTCTCCGTTCTGTGTACAATCGAAGAGGTTCGACTTATTCAAATATTCCAACTCTTCTATCCGATGTATCTGCTGAGGAAAACACCCTTATCGATCAGCAGCAATGTATAAGAGATATTTCCGACTTCGGCAGCAATGTTGGCGTATTGTTGGAGTTGAGCAGGTATCAAGAACCAAATGTTTCTGACTTAGCATCTGAATGTATAGTTTTGCTGCTAAGGGTAGCCCCCAGGGAAGGTACGACATGTTTCCTCACCAACCTTCCCAAGGTAACTGCAATCCTCGAGTGCTGGCAACAGGAAAGCTTCCACTTATTAGTGCAGAGGATGCTACATGCTCTTGGTTACTCCTGCAGGCAGTACTTTTCACACGCTATGATTTTATCGATGGCTGTTTCTGAGGTATCGAAAATTAAGGCCATTGTATCAGAGATTAACAAATCATGTATATCTACACTAGTGAGTGCAGCTTCTGTTGTAGCCATCGAATTGGATCGACTTCCTCGTTGTCTCTGA